A portion of the Nomia melanderi isolate GNS246 chromosome 2, iyNomMela1, whole genome shotgun sequence genome contains these proteins:
- the Ack-like gene encoding activated Cdc42 kinase-like isoform X3, producing MIASTQVAKRIEDTQGGMSRNTGPGLYEFLMEAELQQYYPGIRGDLKVQTTAQLKYVTEEDLNAIGMSKPEMRRLKKYFQKHFPQNYLSKFKKMLLPKREEQTSGALTMLPEERQDRPPIRVPNKHMIPADAIIVNKELGTGEFGVVQQGVWTNDGERIQVAIKCLSRERMQNNPIEFLKEAAIMYAIDHEHIVRLYGVVLDTNSLMLVTELAPLRSLLECLKEPSLRPSFPVPSLCDFAVQIADGMQYLEAKRLIHRDLAARNILVFSKNKVKISDFGLSRALGVGKDYYQTNFNVNLKLPIAWCAPESISYLKFTSASDVWAYGVTLWEMFSYGFQPWPALTGQQILEAIDEPNFQRLEQPECCPKEYFSLMQQCWQHEPSKRPKFSELINLLPDLKPEQVQAVQDSAETGQLVYRQGDVITVLDKGSSNTLWKGVLNNGKTGFFNPAHTIAYLGSNLPSNKPGEFTRGDGKNAFSSQRRKIRTDMISSPQGDLKHTGHVGLDGAYFGDIGFLGGKNPHLPRQVVSPYKPQEDITDNSSQILNQDARNTEANRESLRDNRNVQQDAQNKHESLWSDASSDMCHLGTIANSSKQSVSTNMMNSTDALGADHEYHEISDEENQDSPLRFDKTLNFDFGPSLLAEMDQMFRSLGSSPPPPPPVHSLSTEHESSNARNELREIQAKQCNKKKQATVSPINVKPISAADQKTLYSAIAMAQELTARSMTDLEHPPESPRTPASPSRRRKFSFKLPHQHSPKPDRRHFSEEAASIPDIQWLCSSLQSLSSTVSSIESLGAPSTLKLPLWDKASAEFCFAKSRELLTKPSAWTSYMDIEFDAQILDNAALKQNLVKSTEFLENGNKRSNFNSENLTDVDAGKLNVFSQNGKVASVENSNFDFARDSKRVSTSYVERYFEQPKYFEDDAALSCTSEKVSYFAEEKYDKINNLEQPGRSAGCYSNIQEQNAVPSNKNKFASCEQPAKENAANFDTKYDETIGFDLAKETPSNFVDFPRAKPMKFESAKMANLDIGTRPKISSSFSDSSKINIPEFSKKMEIPKARGGKVPFVSRSTNQEAKSVIYGSTDSIKTNLKTGGGGGGGSDSPRGNMEAVRINIQSFRKIEQNQNGHDGFPFVISNNPLFIAESEKKESPLYSSSESLRVNFQRLRRKSDAEANNQVELSSKLLAEKYQREVSGLESVKNYLDSKKGQGLNLGLGKLTQNMIQLGKNIAQNTRNMENAPSKSLVGNIRNLDLPGQTQTPLRSLNIPIQKPKHLDLNIPLQCQSQANAKLTQKANPPPSPTIHQQILEPPKLYQNDNSRKEVAKADVLLEKMPTPANIYRQRTSSLSENRKLPLKNVRRSFHPTNDSSEDSDSISHSETDIRSRLRYKRRHKKLPHNLRLNFKNKGHFLHPETARGFSSIELCGKSPPPSTSFLNSLSPPFSSGNNLLSWPESAPSSSLTFTSNSDLDSDTSSEYPEFTNDILTFPPSPAP from the exons ATGATCGCATCGACGCAAGTTGCAAAGCGTATCGAAG ACACGCAAGGAGGAATGTCCCGCAATACTGGACCTGGTTTGTACGAGTTCCTCATGGAAGCAGAGCTACAACAGTATTATCCTGGAATTCGAG GGGACTTGAAAGTGCAAACGACCGCTCAGTTAAAATATGTAACGGAAGAAGACTTGAATGCCATTGGAATGAGTAAGCCTGAGATGCGTCGTTTAAAGAAATACTTTCAGAAGCATTTCCCTCAAAATTACCTCTCCAAATTCAAAAAGATGCTCTTGCCGAAACGCGAGGAACAAACTTCGGGTGCTTTGACCATGTTACCGGAAGAGAGGCAAGATAGGCCGCCAATTCGTGTTCCTAATAAGCACATGATACCAGCTGATGCGATCATTGTAAATAAGGAATTGGGAACTGGAGAATTCGGAGTGGTGCAACAAGGTGTTTGGACAAACGATGGGGAAAGAATACAAGTGGCGATCAAATGTTTATCGCGAGAAAGAATGCAAAATAAtcctattgaatttttaaaggaaGCTGCCATAATGTACGCCATCGATCACGAACATATTGTAAGATTATATGGCGTGGTCTTGGATACAAATTCCTTGATGCTCGTCACAGAATTGGCACCTCTAAGATCGTTGCTCGAGTGCTTGAAAGAACCAAGTTTACGTCCCAGTTTTCCAGTTCCCTCTCTTTGTGATTTTGCAGTACAGATCGCGGATGGGATGCAGTACTTAGAAGCAAAGAGATTAATACATCGCGATCTGGCTGCTAGAAATATCTTGGTTTTCTCCAAGAATAAAGTGAAGATATCTGATTTCGGATTGTCTCGTGCTTTGGGAGTCGGCAAAGATTATTATCAAacgaattttaatgtaaatttgaaattacCGATAGCTTGGTGTGCTCCAGAATCTATATCTTATTTAAAGTTTACTTCGGCAAGCGATGTTTGGGCGTACGGAGTGACTCTATGGGAAATGTTTAGCTACGGTTTCCAACCGTGGCCAGCGTTAACGGGTCAACAGATCTTGGAAGCGATAGACGAGCCCAATTTTCAAAGACTGGAGCAGCCAGAGTGTTGTCCGAAGGAGTATTTCTCACTGATGCAACAGTGTTGGCAACACGAACCGTCAAAGCGGCCCAAGTTTTCCGAATTAATTAATCTGTTACCCGACTTGAAGCCGGAACAAGTTCAAGCGGTTCAAGACAGCGCGGAAACGGGCCAGCTGGTTTACAGGCAGGGGGACGTTATAACTGTGTTGGATAAGGGCAGTAGTAATACATTATGGAAAGGCGTTCTAAACAATGGGAAAACTGGTTTCTTCAATCCTGCTCATACGATAGCCTACCTCGGTTCTAATTTACCGAGTAACAAGCCTGGAGAATTTACACGTGGGGATGGGAAAAATGCATTTTCTTCCCAGCGGAGAAAAATTCGAACAGATATGATATCTTCCCCGCAAGGAGATTTAAAGCACACTGGTCATGTTGGACTGGACGGAGCTTACTTTGGCGATATTGGCTTCCTTGGTGGTAAAAATCCACATTTACCCCGGCAAGTGGTATCTCCGTACAAACCTCAGGAGGATATCACAGATAATTCTAGTCAAATTCTGAATCAAGACGCCAGAAATACAGAGGCGAACAGAGAATCGTTAAGGGACAACAGGAATGTGCAGCAAGATGCACAAAATAAGCACG AAAGCTTATGGTCCGATGCGAGTTCCGATATGTGTCATTTGGGGACAATAGCCAATTCTAGTAAGCAGTCGGTTTCAACAAACATGATGAATAGTACAGATGCTTTGGGAGCAGATCACGAGTACCACGAGATCAGTGACGAAGAGAATCAAGACAGTCCACTACGATtcgataaaacattaaatttcgaTTTTGGTCCAAGTTTATTGGCAGAAATGGATCAAATGTTCAGATCGTTAG GATCTTCTCCTCCTCCGCCACCACCCGTTCATTCCCTGTCTACCGAGCATGAATCGAGCAATGCGAGGAACGAACTGAGAGAGATTCAAGCGAAGCAGTGCAACAAGAAAAAACAAGCCACCGTGAGTCCAATAAAT GTGAAGCCTATCTCAGCCGCCGATCAGAAAACTCTCTACTCGGCCATTGCTATGGCACAGGAATTGACAGCACGTTCCATGACAGATCTTGAACATCCGCCGGAGTCTCCCCGAACACCCGCCAGTCCTTCAAGACGCAGAAAGTTCTCTTTTAAGTTGCCACATCAACACAGTCCCAAACCAGACAGACGACACTTTTCAGAAGAAGCAGCCAGTATACCTGACATACAG TGGTTGTGCTCGAGTTTGCAATCGTTGTCGTCCACTGTCTCCAGCATAGAATCGCTTGGCGCACCATCCACCCTAAAGCTGCCTTTGTGGGACAAAGCGTCCGCTGAATTTTGTTTCGCTAAATCTCGCGAGCTTCTGACGAAACCCAGTGCTTGGACGTCGTACATGGATATAGAGTTTGACGCGCAGATCCTCGACAATGCTGCTTTGAAGCAGAATCTGGTGAAATCGACGGAATTTCTGGAGAACGGTAACAAGAGAAGCAACTTCAATAGCGAGAATCTCACAGACGTGGACGCTGGGAAGCTGAACGTTTTCTCACAGAACGGAAAGGTAGCGTCGGTGGAGAACTCGAACTTTGACTTTGCTCGCGATTCGAAGAGGGTGTCGACCAGCTACGTGGAACGATACTTTGAGCAACCAAAGTACTTTGAAGACGACGCCGCTTTGAGTTGCACCAGCGAGAAAGTATCGTATTTCGCCGAGGAGAAGTACGACAAGATTAATAATCTCGAGCAGCCGGGCAGATCTGCTGGCTGCTACTCGAACATCCAAGAGCAGAACGCTGTGCCGTCTAACAAGAACAAATTTGCTAGCTGCGAGCAGCCGGCGAAGGAGAACGCAGCCAACTTTGACACGAAATACGACGAGACGATCGGTTTCGATCTGGCGAAAGAAACGCCTTCGAACTTTGTCGATTTCCCTCGCGCGAAACCTATGAAATTCGAGTCGGCCAAGATGGCCAATCTTGACATTGGCACACGACCGAAGATTTCGAGTTCGTTCAGCGACTCGTCGAAAATTAATATACCGGAGTTCTCGAAGAAGATGGAGATACCGAAGGCGAGAGGTGGCAAAGTGCCTTTTGTCTCTAGGAGCACGAATCAAGAGGCCAAGAGCGTCATCTACGGTTCGACGGACAGCATAAAGACCAACTTGAAAAccggaggaggagggggagggggcTCGGACAGTCCTAGAGGAAATATGGAGGCTGTGCGAATCAACATTCAGAGTTTCCGCAAGATCGAGCAGAATCAGAATGGCCACGACGGATTCCCGTTCGTTATTTCCAACAATCCGCTGTTTATCGCGGAATCCGAGAAAAAGGAGTCGCCTCTTTACAGCAGTTCGGAGAGTCTCAGAGTGAATTTCCAGAGGCTCAGGCGAAAGAGCGACGCCGAAGCGAACAATCAGGTGGAGTTGAGTAGCAAATTGTTGGCCGAGAAGTACCAACGCGAGGTGTCTGGTCTGGAGAGTGTGAAGAATTACCTGGACTCGAAGAAAGGCCAAGGACTGAACCTGGGTCTAGGTAAACTGACACAGAACATGATTCAACTGGGCAAGAACATTGCTCAGAACACTAGGAATATGGAGAACGCACCTTCCAAGTCGTTGGTCGGCAACATTCGAAACTTGGATCTGCCCGGGCAAACTCAGACGCCGCTCAGGAGTCTGAATATCCCGATTCAGAAGCCCAAGCACCTGGACTTGAACATTCCTCTGCAGTGCCAGTCCCAGGCGAACGCGAAACTGACGCAGAAGGCGAACCCTCCGCCGAGCCCCACTATACACCAACAAATTCTGGAGCCGCCCAAGTTGTACCAGAACGACAACTCGAGGAAAGAGGTGGCCAAGGCCGATGTTCTTTTGGAGAAGATGCCAACACCGGCCAATATATACAGGCAGAGAACATCCTCGCTCTCCGAGAATAGAAAGTTACCCCTGAAAAACGTGCGAAGATCGTTTCATCCGACAAACGATTCCAGCGAAGACTCGGATTCCATATCTCATTCGGAAACGGACATACGGAGCCGCTTACGCTACAAGCGACGGCATAAGAAGCTCCCGCATAATCTGCGTTTAAATTTCAAGAATAAAGGGCACTTTTTGCACCCAGAAACAGCCAGAGGGTTTTCATCGATCGAACTGTGCGGAAAGTCACCTCCACCGTCGACCAGTTTCTTGAACTCGTTGTCGCCGCCTTTCTCCTCTGGAAATAATCTGCTGTCTTGGCCGGAAAGCGCTCCGAGTTCTAGCTTAACGTTTACCAGTAACTCCGATCTAGACTCTGACACCAGTTCCGAGTATCCAGAGTTTACCAACGACATACTGACTTTTCCACCTTCCCCTGCTCCATAG
- the Ack-like gene encoding activated Cdc42 kinase-like isoform X2: MYFARYLPKSGFPHIVPHYTQGGMSRNTGPGLYEFLMEAELQQYYPGIRGDLKVQTTAQLKYVTEEDLNAIGMSKPEMRRLKKYFQKHFPQNYLSKFKKMLLPKREEQTSGALTMLPEERQDRPPIRVPNKHMIPADAIIVNKELGTGEFGVVQQGVWTNDGERIQVAIKCLSRERMQNNPIEFLKEAAIMYAIDHEHIVRLYGVVLDTNSLMLVTELAPLRSLLECLKEPSLRPSFPVPSLCDFAVQIADGMQYLEAKRLIHRDLAARNILVFSKNKVKISDFGLSRALGVGKDYYQTNFNVNLKLPIAWCAPESISYLKFTSASDVWAYGVTLWEMFSYGFQPWPALTGQQILEAIDEPNFQRLEQPECCPKEYFSLMQQCWQHEPSKRPKFSELINLLPDLKPEQVQAVQDSAETGQLVYRQGDVITVLDKGSSNTLWKGVLNNGKTGFFNPAHTIAYLGSNLPSNKPGEFTRGDGKNAFSSQRRKIRTDMISSPQGDLKHTGHVGLDGAYFGDIGFLGGKNPHLPRQVVSPYKPQEDITDNSSQILNQDARNTEANRESLRDNRNVQQDAQNKHESLWSDASSDMCHLGTIANSSKQSVSTNMMNSTDALGADHEYHEISDEENQDSPLRFDKTLNFDFGPSLLAEMDQMFRSLGSSPPPPPPVHSLSTEHESSNARNELREIQAKQCNKKKQATVKPISAADQKTLYSAIAMAQELTARSMTDLEHPPESPRTPASPSRRRKFSFKLPHQHSPKPDRRHFSEEAASIPDIQWLCSSLQSLSSTVSSIESLGAPSTLKLPLWDKASAEFCFAKSRELLTKPSAWTSYMDIEFDAQILDNAALKQNLVKSTEFLENGNKRSNFNSENLTDVDAGKLNVFSQNGKVASVENSNFDFARDSKRVSTSYVERYFEQPKYFEDDAALSCTSEKVSYFAEEKYDKINNLEQPGRSAGCYSNIQEQNAVPSNKNKFASCEQPAKENAANFDTKYDETIGFDLAKETPSNFVDFPRAKPMKFESAKMANLDIGTRPKISSSFSDSSKINIPEFSKKMEIPKARGGKVPFVSRSTNQEAKSVIYGSTDSIKTNLKTGGGGGGGSDSPRGNMEAVRINIQSFRKIEQNQNGHDGFPFVISNNPLFIAESEKKESPLYSSSESLRVNFQRLRRKSDAEANNQVELSSKLLAEKYQREVSGLESVKNYLDSKKGQGLNLGLGKLTQNMIQLGKNIAQNTRNMENAPSKSLVGNIRNLDLPGQTQTPLRSLNIPIQKPKHLDLNIPLQCQSQANAKLTQKANPPPSPTIHQQILEPPKLYQNDNSRKEVAKADVLLEKMPTPANIYRQRTSSLSENRKLPLKNVRRSFHPTNDSSEDSDSISHSETDIRSRLRYKRRHKKLPHNLRLNFKNKGHFLHPETARGFSSIELCGKSPPPSTSFLNSLSPPFSSGNNLLSWPESAPSSSLTFTSNSDLDSDTSSEYPEFTNDILTFPPSPAP, translated from the exons atgtactTTGCTAGGTACTTGCCGAAGTCGGGTTTTCCGCATATCGTACCGCACT ACACGCAAGGAGGAATGTCCCGCAATACTGGACCTGGTTTGTACGAGTTCCTCATGGAAGCAGAGCTACAACAGTATTATCCTGGAATTCGAG GGGACTTGAAAGTGCAAACGACCGCTCAGTTAAAATATGTAACGGAAGAAGACTTGAATGCCATTGGAATGAGTAAGCCTGAGATGCGTCGTTTAAAGAAATACTTTCAGAAGCATTTCCCTCAAAATTACCTCTCCAAATTCAAAAAGATGCTCTTGCCGAAACGCGAGGAACAAACTTCGGGTGCTTTGACCATGTTACCGGAAGAGAGGCAAGATAGGCCGCCAATTCGTGTTCCTAATAAGCACATGATACCAGCTGATGCGATCATTGTAAATAAGGAATTGGGAACTGGAGAATTCGGAGTGGTGCAACAAGGTGTTTGGACAAACGATGGGGAAAGAATACAAGTGGCGATCAAATGTTTATCGCGAGAAAGAATGCAAAATAAtcctattgaatttttaaaggaaGCTGCCATAATGTACGCCATCGATCACGAACATATTGTAAGATTATATGGCGTGGTCTTGGATACAAATTCCTTGATGCTCGTCACAGAATTGGCACCTCTAAGATCGTTGCTCGAGTGCTTGAAAGAACCAAGTTTACGTCCCAGTTTTCCAGTTCCCTCTCTTTGTGATTTTGCAGTACAGATCGCGGATGGGATGCAGTACTTAGAAGCAAAGAGATTAATACATCGCGATCTGGCTGCTAGAAATATCTTGGTTTTCTCCAAGAATAAAGTGAAGATATCTGATTTCGGATTGTCTCGTGCTTTGGGAGTCGGCAAAGATTATTATCAAacgaattttaatgtaaatttgaaattacCGATAGCTTGGTGTGCTCCAGAATCTATATCTTATTTAAAGTTTACTTCGGCAAGCGATGTTTGGGCGTACGGAGTGACTCTATGGGAAATGTTTAGCTACGGTTTCCAACCGTGGCCAGCGTTAACGGGTCAACAGATCTTGGAAGCGATAGACGAGCCCAATTTTCAAAGACTGGAGCAGCCAGAGTGTTGTCCGAAGGAGTATTTCTCACTGATGCAACAGTGTTGGCAACACGAACCGTCAAAGCGGCCCAAGTTTTCCGAATTAATTAATCTGTTACCCGACTTGAAGCCGGAACAAGTTCAAGCGGTTCAAGACAGCGCGGAAACGGGCCAGCTGGTTTACAGGCAGGGGGACGTTATAACTGTGTTGGATAAGGGCAGTAGTAATACATTATGGAAAGGCGTTCTAAACAATGGGAAAACTGGTTTCTTCAATCCTGCTCATACGATAGCCTACCTCGGTTCTAATTTACCGAGTAACAAGCCTGGAGAATTTACACGTGGGGATGGGAAAAATGCATTTTCTTCCCAGCGGAGAAAAATTCGAACAGATATGATATCTTCCCCGCAAGGAGATTTAAAGCACACTGGTCATGTTGGACTGGACGGAGCTTACTTTGGCGATATTGGCTTCCTTGGTGGTAAAAATCCACATTTACCCCGGCAAGTGGTATCTCCGTACAAACCTCAGGAGGATATCACAGATAATTCTAGTCAAATTCTGAATCAAGACGCCAGAAATACAGAGGCGAACAGAGAATCGTTAAGGGACAACAGGAATGTGCAGCAAGATGCACAAAATAAGCACG AAAGCTTATGGTCCGATGCGAGTTCCGATATGTGTCATTTGGGGACAATAGCCAATTCTAGTAAGCAGTCGGTTTCAACAAACATGATGAATAGTACAGATGCTTTGGGAGCAGATCACGAGTACCACGAGATCAGTGACGAAGAGAATCAAGACAGTCCACTACGATtcgataaaacattaaatttcgaTTTTGGTCCAAGTTTATTGGCAGAAATGGATCAAATGTTCAGATCGTTAG GATCTTCTCCTCCTCCGCCACCACCCGTTCATTCCCTGTCTACCGAGCATGAATCGAGCAATGCGAGGAACGAACTGAGAGAGATTCAAGCGAAGCAGTGCAACAAGAAAAAACAAGCCACC GTGAAGCCTATCTCAGCCGCCGATCAGAAAACTCTCTACTCGGCCATTGCTATGGCACAGGAATTGACAGCACGTTCCATGACAGATCTTGAACATCCGCCGGAGTCTCCCCGAACACCCGCCAGTCCTTCAAGACGCAGAAAGTTCTCTTTTAAGTTGCCACATCAACACAGTCCCAAACCAGACAGACGACACTTTTCAGAAGAAGCAGCCAGTATACCTGACATACAG TGGTTGTGCTCGAGTTTGCAATCGTTGTCGTCCACTGTCTCCAGCATAGAATCGCTTGGCGCACCATCCACCCTAAAGCTGCCTTTGTGGGACAAAGCGTCCGCTGAATTTTGTTTCGCTAAATCTCGCGAGCTTCTGACGAAACCCAGTGCTTGGACGTCGTACATGGATATAGAGTTTGACGCGCAGATCCTCGACAATGCTGCTTTGAAGCAGAATCTGGTGAAATCGACGGAATTTCTGGAGAACGGTAACAAGAGAAGCAACTTCAATAGCGAGAATCTCACAGACGTGGACGCTGGGAAGCTGAACGTTTTCTCACAGAACGGAAAGGTAGCGTCGGTGGAGAACTCGAACTTTGACTTTGCTCGCGATTCGAAGAGGGTGTCGACCAGCTACGTGGAACGATACTTTGAGCAACCAAAGTACTTTGAAGACGACGCCGCTTTGAGTTGCACCAGCGAGAAAGTATCGTATTTCGCCGAGGAGAAGTACGACAAGATTAATAATCTCGAGCAGCCGGGCAGATCTGCTGGCTGCTACTCGAACATCCAAGAGCAGAACGCTGTGCCGTCTAACAAGAACAAATTTGCTAGCTGCGAGCAGCCGGCGAAGGAGAACGCAGCCAACTTTGACACGAAATACGACGAGACGATCGGTTTCGATCTGGCGAAAGAAACGCCTTCGAACTTTGTCGATTTCCCTCGCGCGAAACCTATGAAATTCGAGTCGGCCAAGATGGCCAATCTTGACATTGGCACACGACCGAAGATTTCGAGTTCGTTCAGCGACTCGTCGAAAATTAATATACCGGAGTTCTCGAAGAAGATGGAGATACCGAAGGCGAGAGGTGGCAAAGTGCCTTTTGTCTCTAGGAGCACGAATCAAGAGGCCAAGAGCGTCATCTACGGTTCGACGGACAGCATAAAGACCAACTTGAAAAccggaggaggagggggagggggcTCGGACAGTCCTAGAGGAAATATGGAGGCTGTGCGAATCAACATTCAGAGTTTCCGCAAGATCGAGCAGAATCAGAATGGCCACGACGGATTCCCGTTCGTTATTTCCAACAATCCGCTGTTTATCGCGGAATCCGAGAAAAAGGAGTCGCCTCTTTACAGCAGTTCGGAGAGTCTCAGAGTGAATTTCCAGAGGCTCAGGCGAAAGAGCGACGCCGAAGCGAACAATCAGGTGGAGTTGAGTAGCAAATTGTTGGCCGAGAAGTACCAACGCGAGGTGTCTGGTCTGGAGAGTGTGAAGAATTACCTGGACTCGAAGAAAGGCCAAGGACTGAACCTGGGTCTAGGTAAACTGACACAGAACATGATTCAACTGGGCAAGAACATTGCTCAGAACACTAGGAATATGGAGAACGCACCTTCCAAGTCGTTGGTCGGCAACATTCGAAACTTGGATCTGCCCGGGCAAACTCAGACGCCGCTCAGGAGTCTGAATATCCCGATTCAGAAGCCCAAGCACCTGGACTTGAACATTCCTCTGCAGTGCCAGTCCCAGGCGAACGCGAAACTGACGCAGAAGGCGAACCCTCCGCCGAGCCCCACTATACACCAACAAATTCTGGAGCCGCCCAAGTTGTACCAGAACGACAACTCGAGGAAAGAGGTGGCCAAGGCCGATGTTCTTTTGGAGAAGATGCCAACACCGGCCAATATATACAGGCAGAGAACATCCTCGCTCTCCGAGAATAGAAAGTTACCCCTGAAAAACGTGCGAAGATCGTTTCATCCGACAAACGATTCCAGCGAAGACTCGGATTCCATATCTCATTCGGAAACGGACATACGGAGCCGCTTACGCTACAAGCGACGGCATAAGAAGCTCCCGCATAATCTGCGTTTAAATTTCAAGAATAAAGGGCACTTTTTGCACCCAGAAACAGCCAGAGGGTTTTCATCGATCGAACTGTGCGGAAAGTCACCTCCACCGTCGACCAGTTTCTTGAACTCGTTGTCGCCGCCTTTCTCCTCTGGAAATAATCTGCTGTCTTGGCCGGAAAGCGCTCCGAGTTCTAGCTTAACGTTTACCAGTAACTCCGATCTAGACTCTGACACCAGTTCCGAGTATCCAGAGTTTACCAACGACATACTGACTTTTCCACCTTCCCCTGCTCCATAG